One Podarcis muralis chromosome Z, rPodMur119.hap1.1, whole genome shotgun sequence DNA segment encodes these proteins:
- the RAB14 gene encoding ras-related protein Rab-14, with translation MATAPYNYSYIFKYIIIGDMGVGKSCLLHQFTEKKFMADCPHTIGVEFGTRIIEVSGQKIKLQIWDTAGQERFRAVTRSYYRGAAGALMVYDITRRSTYNHLSSWLTDARNLTNPNTVIILIGNKADLEAQRDVTYEEAKQFAEENGLLFLEASAKTGENVEDAFLEAAKKIYQNIQDGSLDLNAAESGVQHKPSAPQGGRLTSEPQPQREGCGC, from the exons ATGGCAACCGCACCTTACAACTATTCCTACATCTTTAAGTACATCATTATTG GGGACATGGGTGTAGGAAAGTCTTGCTTGCTCCACCAGTTTACAGAAAAGAAAT TTATGGCAGATTGTCCCCATACAATTGGTGTTGAGTTTGGTACAAGAATAATTGAAGTTAGTGGCCAAAAAATTAAGCTGCAGATCTGGGATACAGCAGGACAGGAGAGATTCAGGGCTGTCACACGGAGCTACTACAGAGGAGCAGCAGGCGCTCTTATGGTCTACGATATTACTAG AAGAAGCACGTATAACCATCTAAGCAGCTGGCTGACAGATGCAAGAAACCTAACTAATCCAAATACT GTGATAATCCTTATAGGAAATAAAGCGGATCTGGAAGCGCAGAGGGATGTGACATATGAAGAAGCCAAACAGTTTGCTGAAGAGAATG GATTGCTGTTTCTTGAAGCGAGTGCTAAAAC AGGAGAGAATGTTGAGGATGCATTCCTAGAGGCTGCCAAGAAAATCTATCAGAACATCCAAGACGGGAGCCTGGATCTAAACGCTGCAGAATCTGGTGTACAACATAAGCCTTCAGCTCCACAGGGTGGCCGACTAACCAGTGAACCCCAGCCGCAGAGAGAAGGCTGTGGCTGCTAG